The following proteins come from a genomic window of Penaeus monodon isolate SGIC_2016 chromosome 22, NSTDA_Pmon_1, whole genome shotgun sequence:
- the LOC119586829 gene encoding uncharacterized protein LOC119586829 → MSVPVRSQPRHWTKEKLKCSFSCACRVLSLVLVEYKNDGMSASNVLSTLRRSRPSIVDCFRNARLYRRETVQGMVPPGEMVVLFTWLGAKQKYAHKYANCWTRRGYDVLHVTCSVRDLLFPRSGAEVTASRVVDFLTSYDKKVIVHGLSVGGYLTQRVLIDAKDSPIHISHQIFDSFTNVVGIEKGVQNAVHPRYRTLATNCMKVYTKYADLSSILEAQKFVTTTPCPAPALFVHSMADQVASYEEAEEVINAQRKVAPVDTYLIPAEQKVPHVTIMKYMGEKNYMGLIHNFVERYRGAVISSQKDFDLLTNTAAAIPQGQPKLVLPQ, encoded by the exons ATGTCAGTCCCAGTACGTAGCCAACCCCGGCACTGGACGAAGGAAAAGCTCAAGTGCTCGTTTTCGTGTGCATGTCGTGTGTTAAGTTTAGTGTTAGTTGAATATAAGAACGACGGAATGTCTGCTTCTAATGTGCTCTCCACCCTCCGGCGTAGCAGGCCGTCG ATCGTCGACTGCTTCCGCAACGCCCGCCTCTACCGCCGGGAGACCGTGCAGGGGATGGTCCCGCCGGGCGAGATGGTGGTCCTGTTCACGTGGCTTGGCGCTAAGCAGAAGTACGCCCACAAGTACGCCAACTGCTGGACTCGCCGGGGTTACGACGTACTCCACGTCACCTGCTCCGTCCGCGATCTGCTTTTCCCCAGGAGCGGGGCTGAG GTGACAGCATCCAGAGTCGTGGACTTCCTAACAAGCTATGACAAAAAGGTGATCGTGCATGGCTTGAGTGTGGGCGGCTACCTCACACAAAGGGTCCTCATTGACGCCAAAGACTCGCCTATTCACATCTCCCATCAGATCTTCGACAGTTTCA CAAATGTAGTGGGAATCGAAAAAGGAGTTCAAAATGCTGTCCACCCGCGTTATCGAACACTTGCAACAAACTGTATGAA agtTTACACCAAATATGCCGATCTGTCAAGTATATTGGAAGCACAAAAGTTTGTCACAACAACTCCCTGCCCAGCACCTGCCCTCTTTGTGCATAG TATGGCGGACCAGGTTGCTTCATACGAGGAAGCAGAAGAAGTTATCAATGCACAGCGAAAGGTTGCTCCTGTGGATACGTATTTGATTCCAGCCGAACAGAAGGTTCCTCATGTCACCATTATGAAGTACATGGGAGAGAAAAACTACATGGGTCTCATACATAATTTTGTTG AGCGTTACAGAGGAGCTGTGATTTCAAGCCAAAAAGATTTCGACCTTTTAACGAACACAGCAGCAGCCATACCCCAAGGACAACCCAAGCTGGTGCTGCCACAGTAG